A segment of the Lelliottia amnigena genome:
TGCCGATCTGCCGCTCCTGTCTCACTCTTTGCCTGCGGATTTTGCCGCGTTGCGTAAGCTGATGATGACGCGCGGATAGTTTTATCACGCGATGATTCAGGCCGGAGGATATCCGGCCTTTTTTATGCCCAAATACGGAGAAAATAAGGAGAGATCGTGTGGGAAAAAAGCAGGAATTCCCAATAAATGCGCCCACTTAGAGAATAGGATTGCAGAGGATAACAACCCGCATACTCCTCACGTAATCTCCTTTCATCGGCCCGTGTTGGGCAAGAATGAGAAGGAGTACCCGATGTCTAAACTGAAACCTGCTTTGCTTGCACTTTCACTGATGCTGGTGGCTCCCACGGTTGTGCAGGCAGCCGACATCACGCTAGTACCCGCCGTAAAATTACAGATTGGCGATCGAGACGATCGGGGTCACCACTGGGATGGCGGCCGCTGGCGCGACAATGACTGGTGGAAATCGCATTACGAGTGGCGAGATAACCGCTGGCATCCGCATGACGGTCACCGGGATCGTCATGATAATCGCCGTGATAAACATCATGACGATCGTGGACACGGTCCGGACTGGAAGCATCGCTGATTGTTCTGCTTCCTCTCTCCCTAAAAGGGGCGTGAGGGAAAACGGGCGCTGAAGCGTTTCTCAGTATTGCATCGTGGCGAAAAGCCCCTCTCCCTGTGGGGAGAGGGTTAAGGTGAGGAACTGAATTACTGCTCGTGGCGCTTAAACACCAGCTCGCCTTTCTCGGACGCTTCGCCGTCAAAGAAATAGCCTTCACTGTTAAATGCGGTGAGTTGCTCAGGTTTTGTCAGACGATTTTCAATGATGTAACGGCTCATCAGCCCGCGTGCTTTTTTGGCGTAGAAGCTGATGACTTTGAATTTGCCATTTTTCTCGTCGAGGAAGACGGGTTTGATAATCTCCGCATTCAGCTTTTTCGGCTTCACGGACCGGTAATATTCATCGGATGCCAGGTTGATGACGATAGTGTCACCCTGGGCTTTCAGCGCGTCGTTAAGCTTCTCTGTGATGATATCGCCCCAGAAATGGTACAGATCTTTGCCTTTGGCATTTTCCAGGCGAATGCCCATCTCAAGACGGTACGGCTGCATCAAATCCAGCGGGCGCAGCACGCCGTACAGACCCGATAACATGCGCAGATGCTGCTGGGCGAAATCAAAATCGGCCTCGCTGAATTCTTCCGCCTGCAAGCCGGTGTACACGTCACCTTTGAACGCGAGGATCGCCTGACGGGCATTTTTCGGCGTGAAATCCGGCTGCCAGTCGTGGAAACGGGTGGCGTTGAGATCGGCGAGTTTGTCGCTGATGCTCATCAACTTGCCAATTTGCGGGGCGGAGAGTTTGCGCGCCTCGCGAATCA
Coding sequences within it:
- the yaaA gene encoding YaaA-like protein — translated: MLILISPAKTLDYQSPLATERYTQPELLDHSQQLIREARKLSAPQIGKLMSISDKLADLNATRFHDWQPDFTPKNARQAILAFKGDVYTGLQAEEFSEADFDFAQQHLRMLSGLYGVLRPLDLMQPYRLEMGIRLENAKGKDLYHFWGDIITEKLNDALKAQGDTIVINLASDEYYRSVKPKKLNAEIIKPVFLDEKNGKFKVISFYAKKARGLMSRYIIENRLTKPEQLTAFNSEGYFFDGEASEKGELVFKRHEQ
- a CDS encoding Protein of uncharacterised function (DUF2502). → MSKLKPALLALSLMLVAPTVVQAADITLVPAVKLQIGDRDDRGHHWDGGRWRDNDWWKSHYEWRDNRWHPHDGHRDRHDNRRDKHHDDRGHGPDWKHR